One Apodemus sylvaticus chromosome 14, mApoSyl1.1, whole genome shotgun sequence DNA window includes the following coding sequences:
- the Bicd2 gene encoding protein bicaudal D homolog 2 isoform X1, which translates to MSAPSEEEEYARLVMEAQPEWLRAEVKRLSHELAETTREKIQAAEYGLAVLEEKHQLKLQFEELEVDYEAIRSEMEQLKEAFGQAHTNHKKVAADGESREESLIQESASKEQYYVRKVLELQTELKQLRNVLTNTQSENERLTSVAQELKEINQNVEIQRGRLRDDIKEYKFREARLLQDYSELEEENISLQKQVSVLRQNQVEFEGLKHEIKRLEEETEYLNSQLEDAIRLKEISERQLEEALETLKTEREQKNNLRKELSHYMSINDSFYTSHLQVSLDGLKFSDDAVTAEPNNDAEALVNGFEHSGLVKPSLDNKTSTPRKDGLAPPSPSLVSDLLSELHISEIQKLKQQLVQMEREKVGLLATLQDTQKQLEQARGTLSEQHEKVSRLTENLSALRRLQAGKERQTSLDNEKDRDSHEDGDYYEVDINGPEILACKYHVAVAEAGELREQLKALRSTHEAREAQHAEERGRYEAEGQALTEKISLLEKASHQDRELLVQLEKELKKVSDVAGETQGSLNVAQDELVTFSEELANLYHHVCMCNNETPSRVVLDYYREGQGKAGRTSPEGRGRRSPVLLPKGLLATEVGRADGGTGDSSPSPSSSLPSPLSDPRREPMNIYNLIAIIRDQIKHLQAAVDRTTELSRQRIASQELGPAVDKDKEALMEEILKLKSLLSTKREQITTLRTVLKANKQTAEVALANLKSKYENEKAMVTETMMKLRNELKALKEDAATFSSLRAMFATRCDEYITQLDEMQRQLAAAEDEKKTLNSLLRMAIQQKLALTQRLELLELDHEQTRRGRNKATSKAKPAAPSVSHTCACASERAEGTGLANQVFCSEKHSIYCD; encoded by the exons GCATTTGGCCAAGCACACACAAACCACAAGAAGGTGGCTGCTGATGGGGAGAGCCGGGAGGAGAGCCTGATCCAGGAGTCAGCCTCCAAGGAGCAGTACTACGTGCGGAAAGTGCTGGAGCTGCAGACAGAGCTGAAGCAGCTGCGCAACGTCCTTACCAACACTCAGTCTGAGAATGAGCGCCTCACGTCTGTGGCCCAGGAGCTAAAAGAG ATCAACCAGAATGTGGAGATCCAGCGTGGCCGCCTGCGGGATGACATCAAGGAGTACAAGTTCCGGGAGGCCCGTCTACTTCAGGACTACtcagagctggaggaggagaaCATCAGCCTGCAGAAACAAGTGTCTGTGCTCAGGCAGAACCAG GTGGAATTTGAGGGCCTCAAGCATGAAATCAAGCGcctggaggaggagacagagtacCTCAACAGCCAGCTGGAGGACGCCATCCGGCTCAAGGAGATCTCGGAGCGGCAGCTGGAGGAGGCGCTGGAGACGCTGAAGACAGAGCGGGAGCAGAAGAACAACCTGCGTAAGGAGCTGTCGCACTACATGAGCATCAACGACTCCTTCTATACCAGCCACCTGCAGGTCTCCTTGGACGGCCTCAAGTTCAGTGACGATGCTGTCACTGCAGAGCCCAACAACGATGCTGAAGCCTTGGTCAATGGCTTTGAGCACAGCGGCTTGGTCAAACCATCCTTGGACAACAAGACTTCCACACCCAGGAAGGATGGCCTGGCTCCACCCTCCCCCAGCCTTGTTTCCGACCTGCTCAGCGAGCTGCACATCTCCGAGATCCAGAAGCTGAAGCAGCAACTGGTGCAG ATGGAACGGGAGAAGGTGGGCCTGCTGGCAACACTGCAGGACACACAGAAGCAGCTGGAGCAGGCTCGGGGAACCCTCTCTGAGCAGCATGAGAAGGTGAGTCGCCTCACAGAGAACCTAAGTGCCCTCCGGCGCCTGCAGGCTGGCAAGGAGCGACAGACTTCCCTGGATAACGAGAAGGACCGTGATAGCCATGAAGATGGTGACTACTATGAGGTGGATATCAACGGGCCTGAGATCCTGGCCTGCAAGTACCatgtggctgtggctgaggctggcgAGCTCCGGGAGCAGCTCAAGGCACTGCGCAGCACACACGAAGCTCGCGAggcccagcatgcagaagaaagggGCCGCTACGAGGCTGAGGGCCAGGCCCTCACGGAGAAGATCTCCCTGCTGGAGAAGGCTAGCCACCAGGACCGAGAGCTGCTGGTCcagctggaaaaggagctgaagAAGGTGAGCGATGTGGCTGGTGAGACCCAGGGCAGCCTGAACGTGGCTCAGGATGAGCTGGTGACCTTCAGCGAGGAGCTGGCCAACCTCTAccaccatgtgtgcatgtgcaacaATGAGACGCCCAGCCGGGTCGTACTGGACTACTACCGTGAGGGCCAGGGCAAGGCTGGCCGCACCAGCCCGGAGGGCCGTGGGCGCCGCTCACCTGTCCTTTTGCCTAAGGGGCTGTTGGCCACAGAGGTGGGCCGAGCAGATGGTGGGACTGGGGACAGCAGCCCTTCACCCAGCTCTTCTCTGCCGTCACCATTGAGTGACCCCCGCCGGGAACCTATGAACATCTACAACCTGATCGCCATCATCCGAGACCAGATCAAGCACCTGCAGGCAGCCGTAGACCGTACAACAGAGCTGTCCCGGCAGCGGATTGCCTCTCAGGAGCTGGGCCCTGCTGTGGACAAGGACAAGGAAGCGCTCATGGAGGAGATCCTCAAGCTGAAGTCACTGTTGAGCACCAAGCGGGAGCAGATCACGACGCTGCGCACTGTGCTCAAGGCCAACAAGCAG ACGGCTGAGGTGGCCCTCGCCAACCTGAAGAGCAAGTATGAAAATGAGAAGGCCATGGTGACCGAGACCATGATGAAGCTACGGAATGAGCTCAAGGCCCTCAAGGAAGACGCAGCCACCTTTTCCTCCCTGCGCGCCATGTTTGCCACCAG GTGTGACGAGTACATCACACAGCTGGATGAGATGCAGCGGCAGCTGGCAGCTGCGGAGGATGAGAAGAAGACTCTTAACTCGCTGCTGCGCATGGCCATCCAGCAGAAGCTGGCGCTCACCCAGCGGCTCGAGCTGCTGGAGCTGGACCATGAGCAGACCCGCAGGGGCCGCAACAAGGCCACCTCTAAGGCCAAGCCAGCCGCACCAAGTGTAAGTCACACCTGCGCCTGTGCCAGCGAGCGGGCAGAGGGCACCGGGCTGGCCAACCAGGTGTTCTGCAGCGAGAAGCACAGCATTTACTGTGACTAG
- the Bicd2 gene encoding protein bicaudal D homolog 2 isoform X2, producing the protein MSAPSEEEEYARLVMEAQPEWLRAEVKRLSHELAETTREKIQAAEYGLAVLEEKHQLKLQFEELEVDYEAIRSEMEQLKEAFGQAHTNHKKVAADGESREESLIQESASKEQYYVRKVLELQTELKQLRNVLTNTQSENERLTSVAQELKEINQNVEIQRGRLRDDIKEYKFREARLLQDYSELEEENISLQKQVSVLRQNQVEFEGLKHEIKRLEEETEYLNSQLEDAIRLKEISERQLEEALETLKTEREQKNNLRKELSHYMSINDSFYTSHLQVSLDGLKFSDDAVTAEPNNDAEALVNGFEHSGLVKPSLDNKTSTPRKDGLAPPSPSLVSDLLSELHISEIQKLKQQLVQMEREKVGLLATLQDTQKQLEQARGTLSEQHEKVSRLTENLSALRRLQAGKERQTSLDNEKDRDSHEDGDYYEVDINGPEILACKYHVAVAEAGELREQLKALRSTHEAREAQHAEERGRYEAEGQALTEKISLLEKASHQDRELLVQLEKELKKVSDVAGETQGSLNVAQDELVTFSEELANLYHHVCMCNNETPSRVVLDYYREGQGKAGRTSPEGRGRRSPVLLPKGLLATEVGRADGGTGDSSPSPSSSLPSPLSDPRREPMNIYNLIAIIRDQIKHLQAAVDRTTELSRQRIASQELGPAVDKDKEALMEEILKLKSLLSTKREQITTLRTVLKANKQTAEVALANLKSKYENEKAMVTETMMKLRNELKALKEDAATFSSLRAMFATRCDEYITQLDEMQRQLAAAEDEKKTLNSLLRMAIQQKLALTQRLELLELDHEQTRRGRNKATSKAKPAAPSL; encoded by the exons GCATTTGGCCAAGCACACACAAACCACAAGAAGGTGGCTGCTGATGGGGAGAGCCGGGAGGAGAGCCTGATCCAGGAGTCAGCCTCCAAGGAGCAGTACTACGTGCGGAAAGTGCTGGAGCTGCAGACAGAGCTGAAGCAGCTGCGCAACGTCCTTACCAACACTCAGTCTGAGAATGAGCGCCTCACGTCTGTGGCCCAGGAGCTAAAAGAG ATCAACCAGAATGTGGAGATCCAGCGTGGCCGCCTGCGGGATGACATCAAGGAGTACAAGTTCCGGGAGGCCCGTCTACTTCAGGACTACtcagagctggaggaggagaaCATCAGCCTGCAGAAACAAGTGTCTGTGCTCAGGCAGAACCAG GTGGAATTTGAGGGCCTCAAGCATGAAATCAAGCGcctggaggaggagacagagtacCTCAACAGCCAGCTGGAGGACGCCATCCGGCTCAAGGAGATCTCGGAGCGGCAGCTGGAGGAGGCGCTGGAGACGCTGAAGACAGAGCGGGAGCAGAAGAACAACCTGCGTAAGGAGCTGTCGCACTACATGAGCATCAACGACTCCTTCTATACCAGCCACCTGCAGGTCTCCTTGGACGGCCTCAAGTTCAGTGACGATGCTGTCACTGCAGAGCCCAACAACGATGCTGAAGCCTTGGTCAATGGCTTTGAGCACAGCGGCTTGGTCAAACCATCCTTGGACAACAAGACTTCCACACCCAGGAAGGATGGCCTGGCTCCACCCTCCCCCAGCCTTGTTTCCGACCTGCTCAGCGAGCTGCACATCTCCGAGATCCAGAAGCTGAAGCAGCAACTGGTGCAG ATGGAACGGGAGAAGGTGGGCCTGCTGGCAACACTGCAGGACACACAGAAGCAGCTGGAGCAGGCTCGGGGAACCCTCTCTGAGCAGCATGAGAAGGTGAGTCGCCTCACAGAGAACCTAAGTGCCCTCCGGCGCCTGCAGGCTGGCAAGGAGCGACAGACTTCCCTGGATAACGAGAAGGACCGTGATAGCCATGAAGATGGTGACTACTATGAGGTGGATATCAACGGGCCTGAGATCCTGGCCTGCAAGTACCatgtggctgtggctgaggctggcgAGCTCCGGGAGCAGCTCAAGGCACTGCGCAGCACACACGAAGCTCGCGAggcccagcatgcagaagaaagggGCCGCTACGAGGCTGAGGGCCAGGCCCTCACGGAGAAGATCTCCCTGCTGGAGAAGGCTAGCCACCAGGACCGAGAGCTGCTGGTCcagctggaaaaggagctgaagAAGGTGAGCGATGTGGCTGGTGAGACCCAGGGCAGCCTGAACGTGGCTCAGGATGAGCTGGTGACCTTCAGCGAGGAGCTGGCCAACCTCTAccaccatgtgtgcatgtgcaacaATGAGACGCCCAGCCGGGTCGTACTGGACTACTACCGTGAGGGCCAGGGCAAGGCTGGCCGCACCAGCCCGGAGGGCCGTGGGCGCCGCTCACCTGTCCTTTTGCCTAAGGGGCTGTTGGCCACAGAGGTGGGCCGAGCAGATGGTGGGACTGGGGACAGCAGCCCTTCACCCAGCTCTTCTCTGCCGTCACCATTGAGTGACCCCCGCCGGGAACCTATGAACATCTACAACCTGATCGCCATCATCCGAGACCAGATCAAGCACCTGCAGGCAGCCGTAGACCGTACAACAGAGCTGTCCCGGCAGCGGATTGCCTCTCAGGAGCTGGGCCCTGCTGTGGACAAGGACAAGGAAGCGCTCATGGAGGAGATCCTCAAGCTGAAGTCACTGTTGAGCACCAAGCGGGAGCAGATCACGACGCTGCGCACTGTGCTCAAGGCCAACAAGCAG ACGGCTGAGGTGGCCCTCGCCAACCTGAAGAGCAAGTATGAAAATGAGAAGGCCATGGTGACCGAGACCATGATGAAGCTACGGAATGAGCTCAAGGCCCTCAAGGAAGACGCAGCCACCTTTTCCTCCCTGCGCGCCATGTTTGCCACCAG GTGTGACGAGTACATCACACAGCTGGATGAGATGCAGCGGCAGCTGGCAGCTGCGGAGGATGAGAAGAAGACTCTTAACTCGCTGCTGCGCATGGCCATCCAGCAGAAGCTGGCGCTCACCCAGCGGCTCGAGCTGCTGGAGCTGGACCATGAGCAGACCCGCAGGGGCCGCAACAAGGCCACCTCTAAGGCCAAGCCAGCCGCACCAAGT